In a single window of the Granulicella sibirica genome:
- a CDS encoding NAD(P)/FAD-dependent oxidoreductase: MSGTRGVDMFVVGGGPAGLACAIAGALRGLKVRVVDVAPGGPVDKACGEGLLPDAVEALRRLGVRVAGRQFAGIRFHEEERVAQARFPVGLGLGVRRTELHGALIQRASQIGVRVEWGTAFRGLDEIEARFVIGADGGQSRVREAAGLDHPATTRRVGLRQHFTVTPWSEFVEVYWGDGVQAYVTPVAEREVGVAFLATRRLQGVAEALACFPELRERLEGAEATSKAKGGLTVTRKLGRVTSGRVALVGDASGSVDAITGEGLNLAFRQAESLVEAVLAGRLERYEEAHRRVMRTARVMSEALLWMDRSAVVRHGAMAGLSNCPWVFRGLLGVHVGGGRLAGPLTA, translated from the coding sequence ATGTCGGGAACGCGTGGCGTAGACATGTTCGTGGTGGGTGGTGGGCCGGCGGGGCTGGCGTGTGCGATCGCCGGGGCGTTACGTGGGTTGAAGGTACGGGTGGTTGATGTAGCGCCAGGTGGGCCGGTGGATAAGGCGTGCGGGGAGGGGTTGCTGCCGGATGCGGTGGAGGCGTTGAGGCGGCTTGGAGTCAGGGTGGCTGGACGCCAATTTGCGGGGATTCGGTTTCATGAAGAGGAGAGGGTAGCCCAGGCGCGGTTTCCGGTGGGCCTGGGGCTCGGGGTGAGGCGGACCGAGTTGCATGGAGCCTTGATCCAGCGGGCGTCGCAGATCGGGGTTCGGGTGGAGTGGGGGACGGCCTTCCGTGGACTCGATGAGATCGAGGCGCGGTTTGTGATCGGGGCGGATGGAGGGCAGTCGCGGGTACGGGAGGCGGCGGGGCTCGATCATCCGGCGACGACGCGGCGAGTGGGGCTGAGGCAGCATTTCACGGTGACTCCGTGGTCGGAATTCGTGGAAGTGTATTGGGGGGATGGGGTTCAGGCGTATGTGACACCGGTAGCGGAGAGGGAAGTTGGGGTGGCGTTTCTTGCGACACGGCGGCTGCAAGGCGTGGCGGAAGCCTTGGCTTGTTTCCCGGAGTTGCGGGAGAGGCTGGAGGGGGCCGAGGCGACGAGCAAAGCGAAGGGCGGGTTGACGGTGACGCGGAAGCTGGGACGCGTGACGTCGGGGAGGGTTGCGCTGGTGGGAGATGCGTCGGGGTCGGTGGATGCGATTACGGGAGAGGGGCTGAATCTCGCGTTCCGGCAGGCGGAATCCCTTGTCGAGGCAGTGCTGGCGGGAAGGCTGGAAAGGTACGAAGAGGCGCATCGGCGGGTGATGCGCACGGCGCGGGTGATGTCAGAGGCGCTGCTCTGGATGGATCGTTCGGCGGTGGTAAGACATGGGGCCATGGCGGGGTTGTCGAATTGTCCGTGGGTATTTCGCGGACTGCTCGGGGTGCATGTGGGTGGTGGCCGCCTGGCGGGACCGCTGACGGCCTAG
- a CDS encoding glycosyltransferase family 2 protein yields MISVLILTRNEQLDLPGCLASVSWSDDVHVFDSFSTDGTVAIAQAAGARVHQRVFDDYAEHRNASLVVGFAYPWVLILDADERPTSALCAEMRSAVAGVADGVGGFRVRRRDFLFGTWLKHAQISPFYIRLVRPERSRYTRAVNEVIEVSGAVAELREPLDHFPFSKGIAHWIAKHNVYSTMEAELIVRQEGLQNPSWRTALRDPDFHTRRLHQKALFYRMPGRPLVKWLYMVGVRRSFLDGWAGLTYATLQSIYEYFIVLKVKEMRSGVERR; encoded by the coding sequence ATGATCTCGGTCTTGATCCTTACGCGCAATGAGCAGCTTGATCTGCCGGGATGTCTTGCGTCGGTAAGCTGGTCGGACGATGTGCATGTGTTCGATTCGTTCTCGACGGACGGGACCGTTGCGATTGCTCAGGCGGCTGGCGCGCGAGTCCATCAGCGGGTGTTCGATGACTATGCTGAGCATCGGAATGCTTCGCTGGTGGTGGGGTTTGCGTATCCTTGGGTGCTGATTCTGGATGCGGATGAGCGGCCTACTTCGGCGCTGTGTGCGGAGATGCGGTCGGCGGTGGCTGGCGTGGCGGATGGGGTGGGTGGGTTTCGAGTGCGGCGACGGGATTTCCTGTTTGGGACGTGGCTGAAGCATGCGCAGATATCGCCGTTCTATATACGGCTGGTGAGGCCAGAGCGGTCGAGGTACACGAGGGCGGTGAATGAGGTCATCGAGGTCAGTGGGGCGGTGGCGGAACTGCGCGAGCCGCTCGATCACTTTCCCTTTTCGAAGGGGATAGCGCATTGGATCGCGAAGCACAATGTGTATTCGACGATGGAGGCTGAGTTGATCGTGCGGCAGGAGGGTTTGCAGAATCCTTCCTGGCGGACGGCGCTGCGGGATCCGGACTTTCATACGCGGAGGCTGCACCAGAAGGCGTTGTTCTACAGGATGCCGGGGCGGCCGCTGGTCAAGTGGCTCTACATGGTCGGAGTGCGGCGTAGCTTTCTGGATGGGTGGGCTGGGCTTACGTATGCGACACTGCAATCGATCTACGAGTACTTCATTGTTCTTAAGGTGAAAGAGATGCGTTCCGGAGTGGAAAGGCGCTAA
- a CDS encoding CDP-alcohol phosphatidyltransferase family protein — protein MTWIPWAMVWLRVILCPVIVLGAKRGWDGKWLGVIVLLALVDDIYDGVLARRWGCDTPAIRLADSVADTIFYLGVAAALWVREPQVLRGNWHLLATLGTLEVTRYAFDFWKFGKGASYHSYLAKAWGLVMGVGVIGVLSFGGPREMIWVSLLVGVVTNCEGLAMSLMLPRWRNDVETLAAAWRLRGEMIRQS, from the coding sequence GTGACGTGGATTCCGTGGGCGATGGTATGGCTGAGGGTGATTCTTTGTCCGGTGATTGTGCTTGGCGCAAAGCGTGGATGGGATGGAAAGTGGCTTGGAGTCATCGTCTTGTTGGCGCTAGTGGATGATATCTATGATGGTGTGCTGGCGCGGCGATGGGGATGCGATACCCCCGCGATCCGGTTGGCCGACTCGGTGGCGGACACGATCTTTTATCTCGGGGTGGCGGCAGCGCTCTGGGTGCGGGAACCGCAGGTGTTGCGAGGAAATTGGCATCTGCTTGCGACGCTCGGGACGTTGGAAGTGACGCGATACGCGTTCGACTTCTGGAAGTTTGGAAAAGGCGCGAGCTATCACTCCTACCTCGCGAAGGCCTGGGGCCTGGTGATGGGAGTGGGCGTGATCGGCGTGCTGAGTTTTGGCGGCCCGCGAGAGATGATCTGGGTGTCGCTTCTTGTGGGAGTCGTGACGAACTGCGAGGGACTGGCAATGAGCCTGATGTTGCCGCGATGGAGAAATGATGTAGAGACGCTTGCCGCGGCATGGAGATTGCGGGGAGAGATGATTCGGCAGAGCTAG
- the glmS gene encoding glutamine--fructose-6-phosphate transaminase (isomerizing) produces the protein MCGIVGYIGSKPPVPIIIEGLRRLEYRGYDSAGIAVAGGPVQENGSSLVLRRAPGKLKNLEAVIAERPIEGTFGIGHTRWATHGRPTEENAHPHRDGTGTLVVVHNGIVENYLSLKSALITKGHKFVSETDTEIIAHLIQDELELASLMPHAHEATEEANESIAVLGDSTKPSLSLEEAVRRAVKRVTGAFAIGVLSAHEPDKLVAARMGPPAVIGIGEGEFFLASDVPGILHHTRNIHFLQDGEVAVLTKSGVTISDFEGGALPLKVVRIAWDPIQAEKAGYKHFMLKEINEQPRAIRDTTLGRVSLETGKVFLAEMQVSEKEFREASQITIAACGTSWHAGLAGKFMIERLARLPVDVDYASEYRYRDPIADPHALGLLITQSGETADTIAAQRELIAKGSKTLAICNVVGAAVTREAQGTITTNAGPEIGVASTKAFTAQLTALFLFALYLAQVRGTITAEQSMELVDELSKVPGKVEEILRAVDDQCHSLAKIFSTSSDFLFLGRGIHYPIALEGALKLKEISYIHAEGYPAGEMKHGPNALIDETLPVVCIATKDPHDPSSVLKYEKTLSNIQEVTARSGRVIAIAIEGDEEIKQLVEHTIQIPQAPELLLPILEVVPLQLLAYHIAVRRGCDVDQPRNLAKSVTVE, from the coding sequence ATGTGCGGAATCGTCGGTTACATCGGATCGAAGCCCCCCGTCCCCATCATCATTGAAGGCTTGCGCAGGCTGGAGTATCGCGGATACGACTCCGCAGGAATCGCGGTGGCCGGTGGGCCGGTGCAGGAGAATGGATCGTCGCTCGTGCTGCGAAGGGCTCCGGGTAAATTGAAAAACCTGGAGGCGGTGATCGCGGAGCGGCCGATCGAGGGGACCTTCGGGATCGGGCATACGCGGTGGGCGACCCATGGACGTCCAACGGAAGAGAATGCGCACCCGCACCGGGATGGAACCGGAACGCTGGTAGTGGTCCATAACGGGATTGTCGAGAACTATTTGTCGCTGAAGTCGGCACTCATTACGAAGGGCCACAAGTTCGTCTCGGAGACGGATACGGAGATCATTGCTCACCTGATCCAGGACGAGCTGGAGTTGGCGAGTTTGATGCCGCATGCGCATGAGGCGACCGAAGAAGCGAACGAGTCGATTGCGGTGCTTGGCGACTCGACGAAGCCGAGCCTTTCGCTTGAAGAGGCAGTACGGCGGGCGGTTAAGCGGGTGACGGGGGCGTTCGCGATCGGCGTACTCTCGGCGCATGAGCCGGATAAGCTAGTGGCGGCGCGGATGGGTCCGCCGGCGGTGATCGGAATTGGCGAAGGGGAGTTTTTCCTGGCTTCGGACGTTCCGGGGATTCTGCACCACACGCGGAACATTCACTTTCTGCAAGACGGCGAAGTGGCGGTTCTGACGAAGAGCGGCGTGACGATCTCGGACTTTGAGGGCGGGGCTCTGCCCTTGAAGGTAGTGCGGATTGCGTGGGATCCGATCCAGGCTGAAAAGGCTGGATACAAGCACTTCATGTTGAAGGAGATCAACGAACAGCCTCGGGCGATCCGGGATACGACGCTCGGGCGGGTTTCGCTTGAGACGGGCAAGGTCTTCCTGGCGGAGATGCAGGTGTCCGAGAAGGAGTTCCGCGAGGCGTCGCAGATTACGATCGCGGCGTGCGGAACGAGCTGGCACGCGGGGCTTGCGGGCAAGTTCATGATCGAGCGGCTGGCGAGGCTGCCGGTGGATGTGGACTATGCGAGCGAGTACCGCTACCGGGATCCTATTGCCGATCCGCATGCGCTTGGTCTGCTGATAACGCAGTCGGGCGAGACGGCAGATACGATTGCGGCGCAGAGGGAGCTGATTGCGAAGGGCTCGAAGACGCTGGCGATCTGCAACGTTGTTGGCGCAGCAGTGACGCGCGAGGCGCAGGGAACGATCACGACGAACGCCGGGCCGGAAATAGGAGTGGCGTCGACCAAGGCGTTCACGGCCCAGTTGACGGCGCTGTTTCTGTTCGCGCTTTACCTGGCGCAAGTGCGAGGGACGATTACCGCAGAGCAGTCGATGGAGCTCGTGGATGAGCTTTCAAAGGTTCCGGGGAAGGTGGAGGAAATTCTACGAGCCGTGGATGACCAGTGCCACAGCTTGGCAAAGATATTTTCGACTTCATCGGACTTCTTGTTCCTTGGGCGCGGGATTCACTACCCGATTGCGCTTGAAGGTGCTCTGAAGCTGAAGGAGATCAGCTATATCCACGCCGAGGGGTATCCGGCGGGCGAGATGAAGCACGGGCCGAACGCGCTCATCGATGAGACGCTTCCGGTGGTGTGTATCGCAACGAAGGATCCGCACGACCCGTCGTCGGTATTGAAGTACGAGAAGACGCTCTCAAATATCCAGGAGGTCACGGCACGTTCGGGAAGAGTGATCGCGATTGCGATCGAAGGCGATGAGGAGATCAAGCAGCTTGTGGAACACACGATCCAGATTCCGCAGGCTCCAGAGCTTCTGCTCCCGATTCTCGAGGTTGTGCCGTTGCAGTTGCTGGCGTACCACATCGCGGTGCGGCGTGGATGCGATGTCGATCAGCCGAGGAATCTGGCGAAATCGGTTACCGTGGAATAG
- a CDS encoding RNA polymerase sigma factor has translation MTLTAAQLATHVANNQRENAAIARGLKKQDPELLDHLIELYQHRLLRYLIFLTGRREVAEDLFQETWMRVLIRGGQYDGRARFDTWLFTIARNLVIDLSRKRTMSSLDEMSEGGDDERPFEIVMEGPSPLEQFQARENAAELSEVLLLLEPNYREVLVLRFHEELSLEEIAGVTRAPLSTVKSRLYRGLAALKPEMERIRTLRPAREGAR, from the coding sequence ATGACCTTGACCGCGGCGCAGCTCGCCACCCATGTTGCGAACAACCAGCGCGAAAACGCTGCGATCGCGCGCGGCCTGAAGAAGCAGGATCCCGAGCTCCTCGATCACCTCATTGAGCTCTATCAGCACCGCCTGCTCCGCTACCTCATCTTCCTGACCGGTCGTCGCGAAGTCGCCGAAGACCTCTTCCAGGAGACGTGGATGCGCGTTCTCATTCGCGGGGGCCAATACGACGGCCGTGCCCGCTTCGATACCTGGCTCTTCACGATCGCCCGCAATCTCGTCATCGACCTCTCCCGCAAGCGCACCATGTCCTCGCTCGATGAGATGAGCGAAGGCGGAGACGATGAACGCCCCTTCGAGATCGTCATGGAAGGCCCTTCGCCGCTTGAGCAGTTCCAGGCCCGCGAGAACGCTGCCGAACTCTCCGAGGTCCTTCTTCTCCTAGAACCCAACTATCGCGAGGTCCTCGTCCTTCGCTTCCACGAAGAGCTCTCGCTCGAAGAGATCGCCGGCGTCACGCGCGCGCCGCTCTCTACCGTCAAGTCCCGCCTTTACCGCGGACTGGCAGCCCTCAAGCCCGAGATGGAGCGTATCCGCACGCTCCGGCCCGCACGGGAGGGCGCACGATGA
- a CDS encoding LytR/AlgR family response regulator transcription factor: MTSPAKPPLRVILIDDEPLARQELVYLLESTDGIEIIAQGSNGIEAVDIIRIHKPDLVFLDVQMPGLDGFAVLKKLLDSKSPMPQVVFATAYDQYAVRAFEVNAVDYLLKPFDRGRVVQTIEKARARIAASSPSTPAEAPPANSIDVQAGAKLDALLRLVEEQTHAQTHRAPNSKVIVRAQSRLLLVDQREICFASIEDGAISVVTSSVEGQSNCRTLEELMDQLDPETFWRAHRSFVVNIQHIREVVPWFKSTYQLRMDDPRKTEIPVSRAQTKRLRDLFNL; encoded by the coding sequence GTGACTAGTCCCGCCAAACCTCCGCTGCGCGTGATCCTCATCGACGACGAACCGCTCGCCCGCCAGGAACTCGTCTACCTGCTCGAGTCTACCGACGGCATCGAGATCATCGCCCAAGGAAGCAACGGTATTGAAGCGGTCGACATCATCCGCATCCATAAACCGGATCTCGTCTTCCTTGACGTCCAGATGCCCGGGCTCGACGGCTTCGCTGTCCTCAAGAAGCTCCTCGACAGCAAGTCTCCCATGCCCCAGGTTGTCTTCGCCACCGCGTACGATCAGTACGCGGTTCGCGCCTTCGAGGTCAACGCAGTCGACTATCTACTGAAGCCCTTCGACAGAGGCCGCGTCGTTCAGACCATCGAGAAGGCCCGCGCCCGCATCGCCGCCTCATCCCCGTCAACTCCTGCCGAAGCGCCACCCGCAAACTCCATCGACGTGCAGGCCGGTGCGAAACTCGACGCACTCCTTCGCCTTGTCGAAGAGCAGACCCACGCCCAGACGCACCGCGCCCCAAACAGTAAGGTGATCGTCCGAGCCCAGAGCCGCCTTCTTCTTGTGGATCAACGTGAGATCTGCTTCGCCTCAATCGAGGACGGCGCCATCAGCGTCGTCACCTCAAGTGTCGAGGGCCAGTCTAACTGCCGCACCCTCGAAGAACTCATGGACCAGCTAGACCCCGAGACCTTCTGGCGAGCCCACCGCTCGTTCGTAGTCAATATCCAGCACATCCGCGAAGTCGTGCCCTGGTTCAAGTCCACCTACCAGCTCCGAATGGACGATCCCCGAAAAACCGAGATTCCCGTAAGCCGCGCGCAGACTAAGCGCCTCCGTGACCTCTTCAACCTCTAG
- the rlmB gene encoding 23S rRNA (guanosine(2251)-2'-O)-methyltransferase RlmB yields MEVLYGVHPVEEAIRSGARALESVIVSRERRDERLEKLIALCRASGVSVTMESREQMTRLAKTDQHQGVLAVVKERAFLSVEDLLKRSKGAEQEDRKRFYLACDGIEDPHNLGALLRTADAIGVDGVILPERRSAPITGTVAKTSAGASEHIRIARVTNLVRALEVMKKNNVWVIGLDERGTPDYMDFDFKTDCVLVLGREGAGLHDLVKKTCDHLLRIPMAGMVSSLNVSVAGAVVMYEAVRQRRQAPVVKAPAAPKKLKGLGS; encoded by the coding sequence ATGGAAGTTCTTTATGGTGTGCATCCCGTGGAGGAGGCGATTCGGTCGGGTGCACGGGCGCTGGAGTCGGTGATTGTGTCGCGGGAGCGGCGGGACGAGCGGCTGGAGAAGTTGATCGCACTATGCCGGGCTTCGGGTGTCTCGGTGACGATGGAATCCCGCGAGCAGATGACCAGGTTGGCGAAGACGGATCAGCACCAGGGTGTACTGGCTGTCGTAAAGGAACGGGCGTTTCTTTCGGTCGAGGATCTTTTGAAGCGGTCGAAAGGAGCGGAGCAGGAGGACCGAAAGCGGTTCTACCTGGCGTGCGATGGGATCGAGGATCCGCATAACCTCGGGGCGCTGCTGCGGACGGCGGATGCGATCGGGGTGGATGGCGTGATCCTGCCGGAGCGGCGGTCGGCTCCGATTACGGGTACCGTAGCGAAGACGTCGGCGGGGGCTTCGGAGCATATCCGGATCGCGCGGGTGACGAATCTTGTTCGGGCGCTCGAGGTGATGAAGAAGAACAATGTGTGGGTGATCGGGCTTGATGAACGGGGGACGCCAGATTACATGGACTTCGATTTCAAGACGGACTGCGTTCTTGTGCTTGGGCGCGAGGGCGCGGGGCTTCACGACCTGGTGAAGAAGACGTGCGATCACCTGTTGCGGATACCGATGGCGGGTATGGTTTCGTCTCTCAATGTGTCGGTTGCGGGTGCGGTGGTGATGTACGAGGCCGTGCGGCAGAGGAGGCAGGCTCCGGTGGTGAAGGCTCCGGCTGCTCCGAAGAAGTTGAAAGGGTTGGGTTCTTGA
- a CDS encoding acyl carrier protein: MQVPQDLEGQLIGLIASSKKMAPETIVASTTFESLAIDSLDKINLSFEVEEAFGIEIPDAAIGTIRTVGDMVEGVRGLILAREG; the protein is encoded by the coding sequence GTGCAGGTTCCCCAGGATCTGGAAGGGCAATTGATCGGACTGATTGCGTCGTCGAAGAAGATGGCGCCGGAGACGATTGTCGCCTCGACAACGTTCGAGTCGCTCGCGATCGACTCTTTGGATAAGATCAATCTTTCGTTCGAAGTGGAGGAGGCGTTCGGGATCGAGATTCCGGACGCGGCGATTGGTACGATTCGAACAGTGGGCGATATGGTTGAGGGGGTGCGGGGATTGATTCTGGCACGTGAGGGTTGA
- a CDS encoding zinc ribbon domain-containing protein, producing the protein MTMPWNKNPESSMEPSGGDSELALIPRWSVFLAIVVFIATQYLFHEVMPHSRHEMLPMRLIMGYSSGTAFASYVLLVGYVSRDVKRRRMSAGLWMLLVILMPGGIGAVVYFLLRQPVLSRCPNCTTELAADYHFCPQCQFQMSPACGKCFRSVQITDVFCVQCGHDLAEDHVPARLRAYRD; encoded by the coding sequence ATGACCATGCCTTGGAACAAGAATCCTGAATCTTCGATGGAGCCAAGCGGAGGCGATAGTGAACTCGCTCTCATCCCACGCTGGTCGGTCTTCCTTGCAATCGTCGTCTTCATCGCCACGCAGTACCTCTTCCACGAGGTCATGCCGCACAGCCGCCATGAAATGCTGCCCATGCGCCTCATCATGGGTTACTCCTCGGGAACTGCTTTCGCCAGCTACGTCCTTCTCGTTGGATACGTCAGCCGCGACGTCAAGCGCCGCCGTATGTCGGCCGGCCTGTGGATGCTGCTGGTGATCCTGATGCCCGGCGGCATCGGCGCGGTCGTCTACTTTCTCCTGCGCCAGCCCGTACTATCGCGCTGCCCGAACTGCACCACCGAGCTCGCTGCCGACTACCACTTCTGCCCTCAGTGCCAGTTCCAGATGTCCCCCGCCTGTGGCAAATGCTTCCGCAGCGTGCAGATCACCGACGTCTTCTGTGTACAGTGCGGTCACGATCTCGCCGAAGATCACGTCCCCGCAAGGCTACGCGCGTATCGTGACTAG
- a CDS encoding beta-ketoacyl-[acyl-carrier-protein] synthase family protein: protein MRRVVVTGMGCVTPIGNSVEEFREGLFAGRSGIAEHVFMDLPEGKAAGLRFRKTGQVVGFNAAAHLAHAQVTATERSSQMVLVATAQAVRQSAIAGVYGGDRMSVLLGCSTGGRSAEEPETGRLYTTGARVHPLTVIRSMASAGASQVAIAHGVTGPVLNISTACASSTHAIGMAFQMVRAGMVDAAITGGHDAPLTWGFLRAWDSMRVVSPTECRPFSKDRDGMTLGEGAAMLCLETLEAAQARGAEILGEVVGFGMSSDASHITQPDPAGAAAAMTRALADGGVAAAEVGYVNAHGTATQANDSVEAEAIRRVFGERGVPVSSTKGHHGHSMGATGAIEAMAAMLALRERKMPVTVGLTAPDEALGLDLVMGEPRELKGDVALSNSLAFGGLNAVLAFRRWG, encoded by the coding sequence ATGCGGCGGGTCGTGGTGACGGGAATGGGATGTGTGACGCCGATCGGGAATTCGGTCGAGGAGTTTCGCGAGGGCTTGTTTGCGGGGCGGTCGGGGATCGCGGAGCATGTGTTTATGGACCTGCCTGAGGGTAAGGCCGCTGGGCTACGATTTCGCAAGACGGGACAGGTGGTGGGGTTCAACGCCGCCGCGCACCTGGCGCACGCCCAGGTAACGGCGACGGAACGGTCGTCGCAGATGGTGCTGGTGGCGACGGCCCAGGCGGTGCGGCAGAGCGCGATAGCCGGGGTATACGGCGGGGACCGGATGAGTGTTCTACTTGGGTGCTCGACCGGGGGAAGATCGGCGGAAGAGCCAGAAACGGGAAGGCTTTATACGACCGGGGCGCGAGTGCATCCGTTGACCGTGATTCGGTCGATGGCGTCGGCGGGTGCGAGCCAGGTGGCGATCGCGCATGGAGTGACTGGGCCAGTGCTGAATATTTCGACGGCGTGTGCGTCCTCGACGCATGCGATCGGAATGGCATTCCAGATGGTACGCGCTGGGATGGTGGACGCGGCGATCACAGGTGGGCACGATGCTCCGCTGACTTGGGGGTTTCTGCGTGCGTGGGATTCGATGAGGGTGGTGTCGCCAACGGAGTGCAGGCCGTTCTCGAAGGATCGGGACGGGATGACACTTGGCGAGGGCGCGGCGATGCTCTGCCTCGAGACTCTCGAGGCGGCCCAGGCGCGTGGTGCGGAGATTCTTGGAGAGGTTGTGGGGTTCGGGATGTCGTCGGATGCGAGCCACATCACGCAGCCGGACCCGGCTGGGGCTGCCGCGGCGATGACACGTGCGCTTGCGGATGGTGGGGTCGCTGCGGCCGAGGTTGGATACGTTAATGCCCACGGGACCGCGACTCAGGCGAATGATTCAGTGGAAGCAGAGGCGATTAGGAGAGTGTTTGGGGAGCGTGGAGTTCCGGTGAGCTCGACGAAGGGGCATCATGGGCACTCGATGGGAGCGACAGGGGCTATCGAGGCAATGGCCGCGATGCTTGCGCTACGCGAAAGAAAGATGCCGGTGACGGTGGGGTTGACGGCTCCGGATGAGGCGCTCGGGCTGGACCTGGTGATGGGCGAACCGAGGGAGTTGAAGGGTGACGTGGCGCTTTCGAACTCACTGGCCTTCGGTGGGTTGAACGCGGTGCTCGCATTTCGGCGGTGGGGATAG